The Deinococcota bacterium DNA window GCGGTGCGCGAGGCGGTCGCCTCGATGACCGGCCTCATGGTCGAGACGGTCAATGTGACCGTGGACGCCGTGGACCTGCCGGGCTCTGCTGAAGAGAGACCGGCGAGAAGTCCCGCGGCTCTGGAGACCCGTGGCCAGGCGTAAGGCGCGCGAGCTCGCCTTCCGGACCCTGTTCGAGGCTGAGCAGGGCAAGGCCCCGCTCCTGGAAGTCTGGCAGGGCACCCGCGCCGGGTTCGGGGAAACGGTGGAGAGCGAGGACGAGGGCGCCTACGGCGACCGCCTCGACAGCGAGGGTCTGGCCTTCGCCGAACGCCTCCTCGAGCATTTCGAGGCGCACCGCGGCGAGATAGACAGCCGCCTGGGGGAGGTGATCGAGGGCTGGAGCTTCAGCCAGATGGCCCAGACCGACCTGACCGTCTTGCGCCTGGCCCTAACCGAGATCCTCCATGAGCCCTCGGTGCCCTTCGAGGTCACCGCCGAGATGGCCGTGCGCATCGCCAAGAAGTTCGGTGGCGAGGAGTCGGGAAGATTCGTCAACGGGGTCTTGGCGACCTACCATCGCCGCGTCCCGGCGCGCTCCTGACCCTGTAAGCCCAACCTTGTAAACCCAAACTCAAACGTGGAGAGGTCATGGCTGCTCAGCTCCTGAGAGGCAAAGAGGTGTCGGAGAGGGTAAGCGCGGTGTTGCGGCAGTCGCTCCGCGACTTGCCCTTTCAGCCGCAGCTCGTCGTGGTGCGGGTTGGCGAAGACCCCGCCAGCGTCGCCTATGTGCGGGGCAAGGCCAGAACGGCGCGGCAGATCGGCATGGGCTCGAGGGTCGAGGTCCTGCCTGAAGCCACCCGGCAGGACGAGCTCATGGCGCTCGTCGCCTCGCTCAGCGCCGACCCCGAGGTGGACGGCATCCTGGTTCAGGACCCTCTGCCTCCTCACCTGGACATCAGGCCCGTGCAGGAGGCCATCGACCCCGCCAAGGACGTGGACGGCTTTCACCCTATCAACGTGGGCCGCCTCTGGAGCGGACAGAAGGCGCTCGTTCCCTGCACGCCGCTGGGGCTGATTTGCATCATGGATTATTATGGGCTTCCGATAGCGGGCAAGCGCACCGTCATCGTCGGCCGCTCGAACCTGGTCGGTAAGCCCGCGGCGGCGCTCTTCTTGCAGCGCCACGCGACCGTTACCCTGGCGCACTCGAGGACCCGTGACCTGGCCGCGCTGACCCGCGAGGCCGACATCCTGGTGGCGGCGGTCGGACGCGAAGCGCTGATCACCCCCGACATGGTGAGGCCCGGCGCGGTGGTCTTGGACGTGGGCATCACCAGGGTGGACGGGAGGCTCAGGGGCGACGTGCATCCGGGCGTGGCCGAGGTGGCCGCCTACCTGACCCCGATGCCGGGAGGCACCGGCCCCATGACCGTCGCCATGCTCATGCAGAACAGCTACGACGCCGCCCTGGCCCGGCGCGCCCTCGAGCCCTAGAAGATGGACGAGCTCTTCACCAACCGCATCCTCTGGACCTCGCTGACCGCTCTGGCGCTGGCCCAGGTCCTCAAGGTCTTCCTGGTGGCCTTGACCGAGCGCAAGCTGGCGCTTGACCGCCTGCTCGAGACCGGCGGCATGCCCTCCTCACACTCGGCGGCGGTGACCTCGCTGATGACCAGCTTGGGCCTCAGCCTGGGCTGGGACAGCCCGCTCTTCGCGGCGTCGGTGGTCTTCGGCATCATCGTGATGTACGACGCCACCGGCATCCGCCGCGCCGCCGGCATGCACGCGCAGATGATCAACGAACTCGCCCAGGAGCTCGCCCACGTCTTCGAGGACGGCTTTCAGCCGCAGGTCCTAAAGACGCTCCTCGGCCACACCTATCCGCAGGTGTTCATGGGCGCGCTGCTGGGCGTGGTGACGGCGGTGGTGATTTTCCTCTAGGGGCTCGTCGATGCCCTTATCGTCGATGAAGGTGCCGCTACGGCTCGCGCCTACTCGCCCTTGTAGGACAGCCGGTAGATGACCCCGCCCGTGTCGTCGGCAAAGAGGACCGAGCCGTCGTTCGCCATCACTAGGCCGACGGGCCGTCCGAACTGCGCCCGGCCCTCGTCGATCAGAAAGCCGGTGATAAAGTCCTCAAAGGCGACCGGCTGACCGTCCTCGAAGCGGATCCTGACGAGCTTGTAGCCGACCGCCGGAAAGCGGTTCCAGGAGCCGCGCAGGGTGACGATGGCGTCGCCGCGGTAGTCCTCGGGAAACTGCTCACCGCTGTAGAAGAGCATGTCGAGCGGCGAGGCGTGCGCCTGGTAGGTGAGCGCCGGCGGCTCGGTGGTCGCGCAGAACTCCTCTCTGCTCATGTCCTCGGGCTCGGCGGGCAGGTAAGGGTCGACCTGCCTGTCGGCGAAGCAAAACGGCCAGCCGTAGTGGTTGCCCTCGGCGATCAGGTTGAACTCCTCGGGCGGGTCGTCGTCGCCGCGCCAGTCCGAGCCCATGTCGAGGCCCCAGAGCGCCGCCGTTTCGGGGTGCCAGTCGAAGCCGACGGTGTTTCTGAGGCCCTCGGCGTAGATGCTGCGCCCGCTGCCGTCGGCCTCGAAGCGGAGCATGGTGGCGTGCTCGGGATTGCTCTCGTCGCAGGAGTTGCAAGACGAGCCGATCGACAAGTAGAACATGCCGTCGGGCCCCATGGCGAAGGTGCGGTTGGGATGCTGGCCGCCGTCGGGCAGGTCGTCTATAAACACCTCGGGCTCGCCCAGGAGCATACCGCCCTCGAGCCGCTCGGCCACCAGGATCTGCCTGGGCGGCCCCAGATAGACGCGGTCCTCACGGATCATGATGCCGTTTAGGTTGTCGATGCCTTCGGCGACGACGACGATCTCGTCGGCGCGCCAGTCGCCGTCGCTGTCGCGCAAGGCCAGCACGTTGCCGGTGTCGCGCTGGGTGACGTAGACGGTGCCGTCCTCGGCGACGGCCAGCTTGCGCGGGTTGTCGAGGCCCTGGGCGAAGACGCCGATCTCGAAGCCGGGCGGGAGCTGCAGGTTGTCGAGCAGAGCTTCCTCGAACTCGACGTGTTCGGGTTGAAAGATATTGCCGACGACGGGCG harbors:
- the nusB gene encoding transcription antitermination factor NusB produces the protein MARRKARELAFRTLFEAEQGKAPLLEVWQGTRAGFGETVESEDEGAYGDRLDSEGLAFAERLLEHFEAHRGEIDSRLGEVIEGWSFSQMAQTDLTVLRLALTEILHEPSVPFEVTAEMAVRIAKKFGGEESGRFVNGVLATYHRRVPARS
- a CDS encoding divergent PAP2 family protein, which gives rise to MDELFTNRILWTSLTALALAQVLKVFLVALTERKLALDRLLETGGMPSSHSAAVTSLMTSLGLSLGWDSPLFAASVVFGIIVMYDATGIRRAAGMHAQMINELAQELAHVFEDGFQPQVLKTLLGHTYPQVFMGALLGVVTAVVIFL
- a CDS encoding PQQ-dependent sugar dehydrogenase — encoded protein: MLLALGAAAAQTEQAEAAGEADAPPVVGNIFQPEHVEFEEALLDNLQLPPGFEIGVFAQGLDNPRKLAVAEDGTVYVTQRDTGNVLALRDSDGDWRADEIVVVAEGIDNLNGIMIREDRVYLGPPRQILVAERLEGGMLLGEPEVFIDDLPDGGQHPNRTFAMGPDGMFYLSIGSSCNSCDESNPEHATMLRFEADGSGRSIYAEGLRNTVGFDWHPETAALWGLDMGSDWRGDDDPPEEFNLIAEGNHYGWPFCFADRQVDPYLPAEPEDMSREEFCATTEPPALTYQAHASPLDMLFYSGEQFPEDYRGDAIVTLRGSWNRFPAVGYKLVRIRFEDGQPVAFEDFITGFLIDEGRAQFGRPVGLVMANDGSVLFADDTGGVIYRLSYKGE
- a CDS encoding bifunctional 5,10-methylene-tetrahydrofolate dehydrogenase/5,10-methylene-tetrahydrofolate cyclohydrolase yields the protein MAAQLLRGKEVSERVSAVLRQSLRDLPFQPQLVVVRVGEDPASVAYVRGKARTARQIGMGSRVEVLPEATRQDELMALVASLSADPEVDGILVQDPLPPHLDIRPVQEAIDPAKDVDGFHPINVGRLWSGQKALVPCTPLGLICIMDYYGLPIAGKRTVIVGRSNLVGKPAAALFLQRHATVTLAHSRTRDLAALTREADILVAAVGREALITPDMVRPGAVVLDVGITRVDGRLRGDVHPGVAEVAAYLTPMPGGTGPMTVAMLMQNSYDAALARRALEP